The following are encoded together in the Salinibacterium sp. UTAS2018 genome:
- a CDS encoding cytosine permease, translated as MAFHDDVDDANGANDETSSNHEFDLLFPQAASTKNSDADPADNLSDDGRVDLSEASADGIIDLDAALNEELIDPVSTSDGSAAPTASATPRAPFDLNEEFQRSDIADALSQGMPPWAMAPAPDPAQAVPQLDAPESPEISDAPVNAEEPAADASATASPDDDDDPYRIPADYTTPDFFASRISRRRTPAEAETENAAAAAAELAALEEEANAADDATDERVPSAGAFDLSAASTDDEVFSFESLFAPDEPQATVPTPPASPDDFDETMWATPSSDVAGDAPDSDEAASDAPANHIWKLGPLEPEVGTPTATAAAAPAPADPTTPSELSVDDAAALPVEAVVEGAPMWNLDSKETPTADEVPHLGLDGLLSLDDEEPAVAAEEAEADGDAVNAEEPVDAVEHDGADIAPVADDADNHDGAPADASAEVEEAAAESPLVESVSAFDLDAAFREANNPATSLESSDADAVEDAVDSTADGVSSEAPVFDSAAAVESGDASFDFVAAFADDSREGATAETVDEPAESVDDPAESVDEPSSTASDMSSSFSVDEPADDAPFDSVVNFFAAHAPAPVTPAPGDEAHDDLDALSQSTPPLASENEAAGEDALESDRALEESPDVTATTPPLAPWSLSAENAIDADDDIASALSVDEESVEYDLSDSETVEPVAANPVSDDEVSAFLSLPPESAAAATTDADTVHPAESESVAPDAAASQPDEASDSTVPAADLDFPLPSFTAPAVSEEPADVVAADAADAADTTAEDTAPPVVFESPFAPRQSFFAPSPDAPAPRIEDLFPAAEDASPAEESLPAAPFVSSFAPRMPAAPASPAADEAIEVPSSEFTSGVDEASMVDDESTIDDASSDVDVPVAASTRSAEDEAPTASEPAAEISIESDASAAASDGDDAPTPPTRRSMADEELLTWADNPANQSTGTLSVIEVLEAQLRLREEEAREYREWETTFRSRGGPVADQVIDQVRSEFADVVDGSVPAAATGLTADVPAAKDAPEEFASAAHAPASAGEAPLESAAAPVNAEATEVAETRAVAEVPGVEEIPAVAEAPEIAEAPEIADDLEAAEASEIADEPEVADLLQVPAVAETPEVADEPEVADVPGVADVPEVAKAAQLPAWDVPPPSESWSPPADFEDEIPFAAHSDPTGAITLPVIDETADVEAATAETADFASATSSSMAADLTDTDTEPVVDADADADADAETGTDPVVEADVEVEPTPEVEVAAVVPAAEESSPEPEPAPELQVSEEHTAPAPLFDPASGLLSFSSAAPEVAVAPETRETPESLQVSAASELPESTEVLETEAPATDISPEESPASAESNGEAPAVADEPTPAPLAFEDPFAAAAAPAPSAPAEPVSFAGQAAPEFPADEDGDYDELPFAPPALVQPDVAPRVPRANLDEQVSFGDFGFAPPPADVSPVDVHAASADEEPIAAPFAFDLSADTHLPDASESVIDGAGSVAQETEADEIPAPANDDELAEAIDPAVEPTPDIAAEAAPVFSFASTENPHYVASSPINFDDLLKADDLDDADDADVDADEPETDPLLALLANAAPPMQGDPLSELQTGSIAVNQVTFEAESDDAVDDSDRLTYSTDLSADVSDAPAANSVLDDDEIPFATGALGAAAAGTVAAAALTSQPAPATEAAPFLVPADAPATAEAAPAPSVPQPVALSTAVVSQQPLGLDEVAPTAQKVFSLEESGLEPTPVDRRIGHAARLFWLWFAANSSIVSLGLGAAVFAVGMSLRQSIVAILAGVALSFIPLGLTTLAGKRSGQPTMVVSRASFGVLGNIAPSVVALIARLFWGAVLLWVLASSVAIVLVGSGLNGGLGDRQLLLIALALSFLVALVIAFAGYPLFARIQLILSIISGVLVVGLIGFTAQYIDISQALTTPDGSWLLTITGAVLVFSFLGLVWAYSGADIARYQRPSSSGGASMLSATFGAALPAFALIAYGALLAASDPAIARGFLASPLDTLMLLLPSWYPIPLLLAAALSLLSGITLSLYSGGFALQAIGVRVPRQWSIVIVAVLLGALAILFAFGVNGGINELFRDVATTLAVPTAAWAGIFASETMIRTRKLDSAALLSRGGVYGDVRWVNLSAFVVISVIGFALTSATISWLSWQGYGFTALGVDLTSELAGTDLGVLVALGLGLLTPLAAGIPAIRRQEAEQAERAPRPA; from the coding sequence ATGGCATTCCACGACGACGTTGACGACGCGAACGGTGCGAACGACGAAACGTCTTCAAATCATGAGTTCGATCTACTTTTCCCGCAGGCTGCATCCACGAAAAATTCCGATGCAGATCCGGCTGACAACCTGAGCGATGACGGTCGAGTCGACCTCAGCGAGGCCTCAGCCGACGGCATTATCGATCTCGATGCTGCCCTCAACGAAGAGCTAATCGATCCCGTCTCGACAAGTGACGGCTCAGCGGCACCAACCGCCAGCGCAACACCTCGTGCGCCCTTCGATTTGAACGAAGAATTTCAGCGCTCTGACATTGCAGATGCGCTCAGCCAAGGAATGCCTCCCTGGGCGATGGCGCCAGCACCAGATCCCGCTCAAGCGGTCCCGCAACTTGATGCTCCCGAGTCACCAGAGATTTCGGATGCGCCCGTGAACGCTGAGGAGCCAGCTGCTGATGCCTCAGCCACTGCTTCGCCAGACGACGACGACGACCCTTACCGAATTCCGGCCGACTACACCACGCCCGATTTCTTTGCTTCGCGCATTTCCCGTCGGCGAACTCCCGCTGAGGCGGAGACGGAGAACGCGGCCGCGGCGGCAGCGGAACTCGCGGCGCTTGAAGAAGAAGCGAATGCGGCGGACGACGCGACTGACGAACGAGTGCCGTCCGCTGGTGCTTTTGACCTGAGTGCGGCCTCGACAGACGACGAGGTGTTCAGTTTTGAGTCACTTTTCGCGCCTGATGAGCCTCAAGCCACAGTGCCCACGCCTCCAGCATCGCCTGATGACTTCGATGAGACCATGTGGGCGACTCCTTCTTCTGACGTTGCTGGCGATGCGCCCGACTCAGACGAGGCAGCATCTGACGCCCCCGCGAATCACATCTGGAAGCTCGGACCGCTCGAGCCTGAGGTCGGAACGCCTACCGCAACCGCAGCGGCTGCACCGGCACCGGCCGATCCGACGACGCCCAGCGAGCTCTCGGTCGATGACGCCGCTGCGCTTCCTGTTGAAGCGGTTGTTGAGGGTGCGCCGATGTGGAACCTCGATAGCAAGGAAACGCCCACGGCCGACGAAGTACCCCACCTTGGCCTCGATGGGCTTTTGTCACTCGACGACGAGGAGCCGGCCGTTGCGGCCGAAGAAGCCGAGGCGGACGGAGACGCTGTCAACGCCGAAGAGCCTGTAGACGCCGTTGAGCACGATGGTGCAGATATCGCTCCCGTAGCCGACGACGCCGACAACCACGACGGCGCCCCAGCGGATGCTTCCGCCGAGGTCGAAGAGGCCGCAGCGGAGTCGCCGCTAGTCGAAAGTGTTTCGGCCTTCGACCTCGACGCCGCGTTCCGAGAAGCGAATAATCCTGCGACCTCGCTCGAATCCAGTGATGCTGATGCCGTCGAGGACGCTGTCGACTCCACCGCAGATGGTGTGAGTTCCGAGGCCCCGGTATTTGACTCTGCTGCAGCGGTCGAGAGCGGCGACGCCAGTTTTGACTTTGTCGCTGCCTTCGCTGACGACTCCCGAGAAGGGGCAACCGCCGAGACCGTCGATGAACCCGCCGAGAGCGTCGATGACCCCGCCGAGAGCGTCGATGAACCGAGCTCTACTGCTAGCGATATGTCAAGTTCGTTCAGCGTCGACGAGCCCGCCGATGACGCCCCGTTCGATTCCGTCGTGAATTTCTTCGCGGCACATGCCCCTGCACCGGTGACTCCTGCGCCCGGCGATGAGGCCCACGACGACCTCGACGCGCTCTCGCAATCCACACCACCTCTCGCCTCGGAGAATGAAGCCGCCGGTGAGGATGCGCTGGAGTCCGATCGTGCTCTCGAGGAATCTCCAGACGTAACCGCGACCACACCGCCCCTCGCCCCATGGTCATTGAGTGCAGAGAATGCAATCGATGCGGATGACGACATCGCGTCCGCCCTGAGTGTGGATGAAGAGTCGGTAGAATACGATCTGTCTGACTCTGAGACCGTGGAACCGGTCGCGGCTAATCCTGTTAGCGACGATGAGGTCAGCGCCTTCCTTTCGCTTCCTCCCGAAAGTGCCGCCGCAGCAACGACGGACGCCGACACTGTGCATCCCGCTGAGTCCGAGAGTGTCGCTCCGGATGCTGCGGCTAGCCAGCCCGATGAAGCAAGTGACTCAACGGTTCCGGCTGCTGATTTAGACTTCCCGCTGCCCTCGTTCACCGCGCCAGCGGTCAGCGAAGAACCGGCCGATGTCGTGGCTGCTGATGCCGCTGACGCCGCAGACACAACGGCAGAGGATACAGCCCCTCCCGTCGTTTTCGAGTCGCCGTTTGCCCCGCGTCAGTCCTTCTTTGCTCCGTCGCCTGACGCGCCAGCTCCTCGCATCGAGGACTTGTTCCCCGCCGCTGAGGATGCTTCACCAGCCGAAGAGTCGCTCCCCGCCGCTCCGTTTGTTTCCAGCTTCGCTCCGCGGATGCCCGCAGCGCCGGCTTCTCCAGCAGCAGATGAAGCGATCGAGGTTCCGTCCTCCGAGTTCACGTCGGGTGTTGATGAGGCGTCGATGGTTGACGACGAGTCGACCATCGATGATGCTTCGTCGGACGTTGACGTACCCGTCGCGGCCAGTACGCGATCCGCAGAAGACGAGGCGCCGACTGCCAGCGAACCCGCGGCTGAGATCTCGATCGAATCCGACGCGAGCGCTGCTGCCAGCGACGGAGATGACGCGCCCACTCCGCCCACTCGCCGCTCTATGGCCGACGAAGAATTGTTGACCTGGGCGGATAATCCCGCGAACCAGTCGACGGGAACCCTCAGCGTTATCGAAGTTCTCGAAGCGCAGTTGCGTCTGCGCGAAGAAGAAGCGCGCGAATATCGGGAGTGGGAGACCACCTTCCGTTCGCGTGGCGGTCCCGTTGCTGATCAGGTCATCGATCAAGTGCGTTCGGAGTTTGCCGACGTCGTCGACGGCAGCGTACCTGCTGCGGCGACCGGGCTTACCGCTGATGTTCCTGCTGCCAAGGACGCGCCGGAAGAGTTCGCTAGTGCTGCCCACGCCCCAGCCAGCGCCGGTGAAGCGCCTCTCGAAAGTGCAGCGGCGCCTGTGAACGCTGAGGCCACTGAAGTGGCTGAGACTCGTGCTGTTGCAGAGGTTCCCGGGGTCGAAGAAATCCCTGCTGTCGCGGAGGCGCCTGAGATCGCAGAGGCGCCTGAGATCGCTGATGATCTGGAGGCCGCCGAGGCTTCAGAGATCGCCGACGAACCTGAGGTTGCTGACCTTCTCCAGGTTCCTGCGGTTGCAGAGACTCCAGAGGTTGCTGACGAACCCGAGGTTGCTGACGTGCCTGGGGTTGCTGACGTGCCTGAGGTTGCCAAGGCAGCTCAATTGCCCGCGTGGGATGTTCCGCCGCCCAGCGAGTCGTGGTCGCCTCCGGCCGATTTCGAAGACGAGATTCCGTTCGCTGCACACTCGGACCCGACTGGCGCGATCACGCTGCCCGTCATTGATGAGACTGCGGATGTCGAGGCCGCGACCGCAGAAACTGCGGACTTTGCATCGGCCACTTCATCTTCAATGGCCGCGGACCTCACCGACACCGACACCGAGCCTGTCGTTGACGCTGACGCCGACGCTGACGCTGACGCTGAAACTGGCACCGATCCTGTCGTCGAGGCAGACGTCGAGGTAGAACCAACTCCCGAGGTCGAGGTGGCAGCCGTCGTTCCCGCCGCGGAGGAGTCCTCGCCCGAGCCCGAGCCCGCGCCCGAGTTGCAGGTCAGCGAAGAGCACACCGCGCCCGCACCGTTATTTGATCCTGCATCCGGGTTGTTGAGCTTCAGTAGCGCAGCCCCAGAGGTTGCCGTGGCACCAGAAACACGGGAAACACCAGAGTCGCTCCAGGTATCAGCAGCGTCAGAACTGCCGGAATCAACCGAGGTGCTAGAAACTGAAGCTCCGGCTACAGACATCAGTCCAGAAGAAAGCCCTGCGTCGGCCGAATCAAACGGTGAAGCGCCCGCCGTAGCTGACGAGCCGACTCCTGCGCCGTTAGCATTCGAGGACCCCTTCGCGGCAGCGGCAGCGCCGGCGCCTTCGGCTCCCGCCGAGCCCGTCAGCTTCGCGGGACAGGCGGCTCCGGAGTTTCCTGCCGATGAAGACGGCGACTACGACGAACTGCCGTTTGCACCGCCGGCTCTCGTGCAGCCCGATGTGGCGCCACGCGTGCCCCGGGCTAATCTCGACGAGCAAGTCTCCTTCGGCGACTTTGGATTCGCCCCGCCCCCCGCTGATGTTTCGCCCGTAGACGTTCATGCGGCGTCCGCTGACGAGGAACCGATCGCCGCTCCTTTCGCCTTCGACCTCAGCGCCGACACTCATCTGCCCGACGCGTCAGAGTCGGTAATCGATGGCGCTGGTTCGGTCGCTCAAGAGACTGAGGCCGATGAAATCCCGGCCCCCGCCAACGACGATGAGCTCGCTGAGGCAATCGATCCTGCGGTCGAACCGACCCCCGACATCGCGGCTGAGGCTGCTCCGGTGTTCAGCTTTGCGTCGACAGAGAACCCTCACTATGTCGCCTCCTCGCCGATCAACTTCGACGACCTGCTCAAGGCGGACGACCTTGACGATGCCGACGATGCCGACGTTGACGCCGATGAGCCTGAGACTGATCCTCTGCTTGCATTGCTGGCTAACGCCGCCCCGCCGATGCAGGGTGATCCTCTTTCCGAGCTTCAGACCGGTTCGATCGCGGTCAATCAGGTCACCTTCGAGGCAGAGTCTGATGACGCGGTCGATGACAGCGATCGCCTGACCTATTCGACGGATCTCTCCGCGGACGTCAGCGACGCTCCCGCCGCGAATTCAGTCCTCGATGACGACGAGATCCCATTCGCGACTGGTGCCCTAGGCGCAGCCGCGGCGGGAACCGTTGCTGCCGCCGCGTTGACGTCGCAGCCAGCACCTGCGACCGAGGCAGCGCCGTTCCTCGTGCCCGCCGACGCTCCAGCTACTGCAGAAGCTGCTCCGGCGCCTTCAGTTCCGCAGCCTGTAGCGCTCTCAACCGCCGTTGTCTCTCAGCAGCCGCTCGGACTCGATGAAGTCGCGCCCACAGCTCAGAAGGTTTTCAGCCTCGAAGAGAGTGGTCTCGAACCGACTCCCGTTGACCGCCGAATTGGTCACGCAGCTCGTCTATTCTGGCTGTGGTTCGCTGCCAATTCCTCGATCGTAAGTTTGGGGTTGGGAGCCGCCGTCTTCGCGGTAGGCATGAGCCTGCGCCAGTCGATCGTGGCTATCTTGGCCGGAGTGGCGCTGTCGTTCATTCCTCTGGGACTCACAACCCTCGCGGGGAAGCGCAGTGGTCAGCCGACCATGGTGGTTTCTCGAGCATCTTTCGGCGTACTAGGTAATATCGCGCCGTCAGTAGTCGCTCTCATCGCTCGCCTCTTCTGGGGCGCAGTCCTGCTCTGGGTTCTAGCTTCATCCGTCGCCATTGTTCTTGTCGGGTCCGGCCTGAACGGTGGGTTGGGCGACCGCCAACTTCTGCTCATCGCCCTTGCTCTGTCGTTCTTGGTTGCACTCGTCATCGCATTCGCCGGGTATCCACTCTTCGCGCGCATCCAGCTCATCCTGAGCATCATTTCGGGTGTTCTCGTTGTCGGCCTCATCGGCTTCACGGCGCAGTACATTGATATCTCTCAGGCGCTCACGACCCCCGACGGCTCGTGGTTGCTCACCATCACCGGCGCCGTGCTCGTATTCAGCTTCCTCGGCCTCGTCTGGGCGTACAGCGGTGCTGACATCGCTCGCTACCAGCGTCCGTCCTCAAGCGGTGGAGCTTCGATGCTCTCCGCTACGTTCGGAGCCGCGCTGCCCGCGTTCGCACTGATCGCGTACGGCGCGCTTCTCGCCGCATCCGACCCGGCAATTGCGCGTGGATTCCTGGCATCGCCGCTTGACACGCTGATGCTTCTGCTGCCGAGTTGGTACCCGATTCCGCTGCTTCTCGCGGCGGCGTTGAGCCTGCTTTCTGGCATCACCCTGAGCCTCTACTCGGGCGGGTTCGCCTTGCAAGCGATCGGTGTGCGTGTTCCCCGTCAATGGTCGATCGTAATCGTTGCCGTACTTCTCGGTGCTCTCGCCATCCTCTTCGCGTTCGGCGTCAATGGAGGAATCAACGAACTGTTCCGGGATGTTGCGACGACTCTCGCGGTGCCTACCGCAGCGTGGGCCGGCATCTTTGCGTCGGAGACTATGATCCGCACTCGCAAGCTGGACAGTGCAGCATTGCTTTCCCGCGGTGGTGTTTACGGCGATGTGCGCTGGGTCAACCTCAGCGCTTTCGTCGTGATCTCTGTGATTGGCTTCGCTCTCACCAGCGCGACGATCAGCTGGCTCTCGTGGCAGGGTTACGGCTTCACCGCTCTCGGTGTAGACCTCACCTCTGAACTCGCCGGAACTGACCTGGGCGTGCTTGTTGCTCTCGGGCTCGGACTCCTGACACCGCTCGCAGCGGGAATCCCCGCCATTCGTCGCCAAGAGGCTGAGCAGGCTGAGCGCGCTCCGCGTCCCGCCTAG
- a CDS encoding zinc ribbon domain-containing protein — MALTASPADQALLLDLQAFDTKIAQLEHRAKKLPEHEQLSELKKHRDKLQLSILEERGIKEDIELEMSRIESDVKVVEARIARDSARLDASSSPKDVAALEQELTALRTRLSNLEDIELAVMEKLEVQQKVVDNLLEQGGNLTTQAAELEASRDEALAVVEAELGTTRTGRTALQATIPADLLALYERQRERYGVGASMLRGGVSLASGVKLLENEMQEIRAAAPDAVIMCASSEGILVRTNESGL, encoded by the coding sequence ATGGCGTTGACCGCTAGCCCCGCTGACCAAGCTTTACTCCTCGATCTGCAGGCCTTCGACACGAAGATTGCCCAGTTGGAGCACCGCGCTAAGAAGCTTCCCGAGCACGAACAGCTGTCGGAGCTCAAGAAGCACCGTGACAAGCTTCAATTGTCGATTCTTGAAGAGCGTGGAATCAAAGAAGATATCGAACTTGAGATGAGTCGCATCGAGTCGGACGTCAAGGTTGTTGAGGCGCGCATCGCCCGTGATAGCGCACGCCTCGATGCGAGTTCCTCACCGAAAGATGTTGCTGCCCTAGAGCAGGAGCTGACTGCTTTGCGCACGCGACTCAGCAACCTCGAAGACATCGAGCTCGCGGTTATGGAGAAGCTCGAAGTGCAGCAGAAGGTCGTAGACAACCTCCTGGAGCAGGGCGGAAACCTTACAACTCAGGCGGCCGAGCTCGAAGCTAGCCGTGACGAGGCTCTCGCTGTGGTGGAAGCTGAACTCGGCACGACACGCACGGGGCGCACGGCACTTCAGGCCACGATCCCGGCAGACCTACTCGCGCTGTACGAACGTCAGCGTGAGCGTTATGGTGTCGGCGCCTCGATGCTGCGCGGTGGAGTGTCGCTAGCATCCGGCGTGAAATTGCTGGAGAACGAAATGCAAGAGATTCGTGCGGCCGCTCCCGACGCCGTGATTATGTGCGCCAGCAGCGAGGGCATTCTCGTACGTACGAACGAGTCGGGACTCTAA
- a CDS encoding Nif3-like dinuclear metal center hexameric protein, which produces MSTTVAHVIAAAEQLWPVSGAEAWDAVGLVSGDLDAPVSTISLAVDAVLDTVDEAIHAGADMLITHHPLLLRGVTSVASDRYKGAVLTKLIRAECALLAAHTNADVVETGTSGRFATKLGLSSIAPIVAGETPDRGIGRTGQLPQAMTLGRLARLIGEILPPTATGIRVAGDFDQLVHSVALCGGAGDAYLNDPAVLASDVYITSDLRHHPASEARENARLQNGPALIDVSHWASEWLWLDAAADELRALLPDVTITVSELRTDPWDFAVVQ; this is translated from the coding sequence GTGTCTACTACTGTCGCTCATGTAATTGCCGCGGCTGAACAGCTCTGGCCCGTTTCTGGTGCCGAAGCCTGGGATGCCGTGGGCCTCGTCTCCGGCGACCTCGACGCTCCGGTGTCAACGATTTCACTCGCTGTTGACGCGGTTCTCGATACCGTCGACGAGGCGATTCACGCCGGCGCCGACATGCTCATCACGCACCACCCACTCTTACTGAGGGGCGTTACTTCGGTCGCCAGCGACCGCTACAAAGGTGCGGTGCTCACCAAGCTCATAAGGGCCGAGTGCGCTCTGCTCGCTGCCCACACCAATGCGGATGTCGTAGAAACCGGAACATCAGGTCGCTTCGCCACCAAGCTGGGTTTGTCTTCCATCGCACCCATCGTCGCTGGCGAAACTCCGGATCGTGGCATCGGCCGCACGGGTCAACTGCCGCAGGCAATGACGCTTGGTCGTCTCGCTCGCCTCATTGGCGAGATCTTGCCCCCGACCGCAACAGGCATCCGTGTTGCCGGTGATTTCGACCAACTGGTTCACTCCGTGGCATTGTGCGGGGGAGCGGGTGACGCATACTTGAACGATCCGGCCGTGTTGGCGTCGGATGTGTACATCACTAGTGACCTGCGCCATCATCCGGCCTCTGAGGCTCGCGAGAATGCTCGGTTGCAGAACGGCCCGGCACTGATCGATGTGTCGCATTGGGCGAGTGAATGGTTGTGGCTTGACGCCGCGGCTGACGAACTGCGCGCTCTACTGCCCGACGTAACAATTACGGTGAGCGAACTGCGCACTGACCCTTGGGATTTTGCGGTTGTGCAGTAA
- a CDS encoding methionine aminopeptidase: protein MEQWWYNHKTGEVEEGPQSLAVDRDGPFDTRAEAERAPQIIAERARKWADEESDA from the coding sequence ATGGAGCAATGGTGGTACAACCACAAGACTGGTGAAGTCGAAGAGGGCCCGCAATCATTGGCGGTCGATCGCGACGGGCCGTTCGACACGCGCGCTGAAGCTGAACGCGCTCCGCAGATTATTGCTGAGCGCGCGCGCAAGTGGGCTGACGAGGAGTCTGACGCCTAG
- a CDS encoding VIT family protein produces the protein MSFHTNEPHSGDFAGRLNWLRAGVLGANDGIVSVAAIVVGVAGATSAIAPLITAGVAGLVGGAISMALGEYVSVSSQSDSQRALIEKERRELAEMPEEELAELAAIYEAKGISAATAQQVAEELTKHDALAAHLEAELGITEHDVVSAWQAAGASALAFTVGGVLPLAAILIAPEPIRVLATFVAVLTALVITGALSARVGGNNWVRPTLRIVIGGALALITTFVIGTLLGTSGLV, from the coding sequence ATGAGCTTCCACACCAACGAGCCCCACTCCGGCGATTTCGCGGGACGCTTGAACTGGTTGCGCGCGGGTGTTCTCGGCGCGAATGATGGCATCGTCTCGGTCGCGGCCATCGTCGTGGGTGTCGCTGGTGCGACATCCGCCATCGCGCCGCTCATCACTGCCGGCGTCGCTGGGCTCGTCGGCGGGGCAATCTCGATGGCTCTGGGCGAGTACGTGAGCGTGAGCAGCCAGAGCGATAGCCAGCGTGCTCTGATTGAGAAAGAGCGCCGTGAGCTCGCGGAAATGCCCGAGGAAGAGTTGGCCGAATTGGCCGCAATCTATGAAGCCAAAGGCATTAGCGCTGCTACTGCTCAGCAGGTCGCCGAAGAACTCACGAAGCACGACGCACTGGCGGCGCACCTCGAAGCAGAACTCGGCATCACCGAGCATGACGTCGTGAGTGCCTGGCAAGCAGCCGGGGCATCCGCTCTCGCGTTCACGGTGGGCGGTGTGCTGCCGTTGGCCGCGATTCTGATCGCTCCCGAACCGATTCGAGTTCTTGCTACGTTCGTAGCGGTACTGACGGCACTCGTCATCACGGGTGCGCTCTCGGCACGGGTCGGCGGCAATAACTGGGTGCGGCCTACGCTGCGCATCGTGATCGGCGGAGCACTCGCGCTCATCACCACATTCGTGATCGGCACGCTGCTCGGAACAAGCGGCCTCGTCTAG
- the map gene encoding type I methionyl aminopeptidase produces the protein MPRDNSGHLVPGVIPPQLAVPKSISRPEYVGKTAPRPFTGSDIYSAEEVDRIRASGKIAAGAVEAVGAAIRPGITTAELDVIAHQYMVERDAYPSTLGYRGFPKSCCSSINEVICHGIPDDTVLEDGDIINIDITAYKDGMHGDLNKTFLVGNVSEDARNLVERTQEALNRGIKAVAPGRQVNVIGRAIESYAKRFGYGVVRDFTGHGVGAAFHSGLIVPHYDSAPQFDDVIEVGMVFTIEPMLTLGTHEWDLWADDWTVTTRDKSLTAQFEHTMVVTERGTEILTLP, from the coding sequence ATGCCTCGGGATAATTCTGGTCACCTCGTTCCGGGAGTAATCCCACCTCAACTCGCTGTGCCGAAGTCGATAAGTCGACCGGAGTACGTCGGCAAGACGGCGCCACGCCCGTTCACTGGGTCGGACATCTATAGCGCTGAAGAGGTTGACCGTATCCGAGCCTCCGGAAAGATCGCTGCCGGCGCTGTCGAAGCGGTGGGCGCCGCCATCCGTCCCGGCATCACGACGGCAGAACTCGATGTAATCGCCCACCAGTACATGGTCGAGCGCGACGCCTACCCCTCCACTCTCGGTTACCGCGGGTTCCCGAAGTCGTGCTGCTCCAGCATCAATGAAGTGATCTGTCACGGAATCCCCGATGACACGGTGCTCGAGGATGGCGACATCATCAACATCGACATCACTGCCTACAAAGACGGCATGCACGGTGACCTCAATAAGACGTTCCTCGTCGGAAACGTGTCGGAGGACGCCCGCAACCTCGTCGAGCGCACTCAGGAAGCCCTCAACCGCGGCATCAAGGCCGTGGCACCAGGCCGTCAAGTCAACGTAATCGGCCGTGCGATCGAGTCGTATGCGAAGCGTTTCGGCTATGGCGTCGTTCGAGATTTCACCGGGCACGGAGTTGGCGCTGCGTTCCACTCGGGCCTCATCGTCCCCCACTATGACTCCGCTCCGCAGTTTGATGATGTGATCGAAGTGGGCATGGTCTTCACGATTGAACCCATGCTGACGCTGGGAACTCACGAATGGGATCTCTGGGCGGACGACTGGACGGTCACCACCCGTGACAAGAGCTTGACCGCTCAGTTCGAACACACCATGGTTGTCACTGAGCGCGGCACCGAGATTCTGACACTCCCCTAA
- the ppgK gene encoding polyphosphate--glucose phosphotransferase: MTQALGIDIGGTGIKGAIVDTDTGKLVSERVKIATPKSGKPAAIVDVVVELIEKLGGIPEDMPVGVCFPAIVRNGKTMSAANISKDWIGLDAEKLFEKALGRDIHFVNDADAAGVAEVRYGAAKGVSGLVLLTTLGTGIGSALIYNGTLVPNSELGHLLIGGRDAEKGASFAAKERRRLSWRAWAKRLQRYYSHLELLFSPDLILVGGGVSKSHDKFLPLLKLHTPIVPAKLRNNAGIMGAAALAVKE, translated from the coding sequence ATGACTCAGGCACTGGGAATCGACATCGGCGGCACCGGAATCAAAGGGGCCATAGTCGATACCGATACCGGAAAACTCGTGAGCGAGCGGGTGAAAATCGCGACTCCGAAGTCGGGTAAACCCGCTGCCATCGTCGATGTCGTCGTCGAACTGATTGAAAAGCTCGGTGGCATTCCCGAAGATATGCCGGTTGGCGTGTGCTTTCCTGCCATCGTTCGCAACGGCAAGACGATGTCTGCCGCCAACATTTCCAAAGATTGGATCGGGCTCGACGCGGAGAAGCTGTTCGAGAAAGCGCTTGGTCGCGACATCCACTTCGTCAACGATGCGGATGCCGCTGGAGTTGCTGAGGTCCGCTACGGCGCCGCCAAAGGCGTGTCGGGGCTCGTCTTGCTCACCACACTGGGCACCGGAATCGGCAGTGCGCTAATTTACAACGGAACGCTCGTTCCGAACTCCGAACTCGGCCATCTGCTGATCGGCGGTCGCGATGCAGAAAAAGGCGCATCGTTCGCCGCAAAGGAACGTCGCCGTCTGAGCTGGAGGGCCTGGGCGAAACGGCTGCAGCGCTACTACTCGCACCTTGAACTGCTCTTCTCCCCCGACCTCATTCTTGTCGGCGGTGGCGTTTCCAAAAGCCACGATAAGTTCTTGCCCCTGCTAAAGCTTCACACTCCGATTGTTCCCGCGAAGCTGCGGAACAACGCCGGGATCATGGGCGCCGCCGCCCTCGCCGTTAAGGAATAG